The Chlamydia sp. 04-14 DNA segment CTTGACTGATATTATCAAGTAAAGCTTCCCAGGGTTGATTAACAACCTTTTCTTCTATTTGCATAACGCTAATTCTGTATAAGCAGTCATAACTTTATTAAGAGACTCTTCGATGGGTTGTCTCCCATCTAAAATAAGATAGCTATTAGGATGTGCTTCGGCAAGAGATAAAAATCCTTCACGAATTTTTGTATGATATGCCAAAGGCTTATCCTCGAATTTATCTAAGGACTTTTGCTTTTGTTTTCTTCTTAGTCCTTCGTCGGGAGGAATATCTAGAAGACATGTAAGATTAGGAAGGAACTTTTGTTCTCCTATGACATGGTAACAAAGGTTTGTGACATAATCTTTACCTAATCCCTCAGCTATTCCCTGATAGACAATTGTAGAATCATGGAATCTATCACAAATCACAATTTTTCCCGATTCTAAAGCTGGAAGTATTTTTTCAGTTATATGCTGTGCGCGTGCAGCAAGAAATAGAAATAATTCCGCGTAAGGGGAAATTGACGTTGTAGATGGCTCTAAAATTAAATTACGAACCTGCTCTCCTAGAAGAGACCCTCCGGGCTCTCTAGTAGCAACAACTGCCTTCCCCTCAGATATTAGTCTATCCTTTAGAAGTTCTGTTAAGGAACTTTTCCCTGAACCTTCACATCCTTCAATAACTATAAACACAACATTATTCCTTTACACTTGTGGCGAGGTAGTCTCTTCTTCAATATCTGATAAAGTTTCATCTTCATTGAAAGAGAGTTTTTCCATAGCAACTAGGATATCGCCATCTTTAACATGAACTAAGCGTACACCTTGAGTAGATCTTCCCATAACACGTACATCTTGCATATTAATACGGATAGCTTGTCCTTGTGCTGACATCAGTAGGATACTGTCGTGATCTGTAACAGAAATAGCTCCAAGAACATCTCCGTTTCTCTCGTTAATAAGAATAGAGCGTACTCCAACACCACCGCGGTTAGTTTCTCGGAAGTCTCCTACTTGAGAACGTTTTCCGAAACCGTTATCGCAAACAACAAGAACAGATTGATCATCTCTAACAATTTGACAAGCAACTACGCGATCATTTTCATTTTTCAATGAAACACCACGTACACCGCGTGCCGTTCTTCCCATAGGGCGTACTTTATCATGAGGGAAACGTACCGCCATACCTAATCTAGTAAAGAGCATGACCTTTTCTTCTTCACTGGTAATATGCGCAGCAGCGATGAGTTCATCTCCATCATCTATTTCTAAAGCACGAATACCTTTCTTTCTAGGATTGCTGAAGGCATCAAGAGCTACCTTCTTAACAACACCGTGCTTCGTTGCCAGGAATAAGAATCCAGCATTTTCAAAGTTCTTAACATTAAGAACTGCTGCCAGCTGTTCTCCAGGACGGATACCTTCAAGGAAATTAATAATTGGCTTACCCTTAGCCCGTCTTTCACCTTCGGGTAATTGCCATACTTTCAGCCAGTAACATTGGCCAAAATTAGTAAAGATTAATAGATAGTCTTTTGTGGATGCTGAATAAACCGCTTTTAAGAAATCCGAACCTTTCTTCATATCGAATCCAGAAACTCCGTGACCACCGCGTTTCTGCTCTCTAAAGACTTTTATAGGCATTCTTTTTACGTAATCATCACCTGATATGGTAATGATTACAGGTTCATTAGTGATGATATCTTCAATATCACGAATATCATCAGCATCAAATTCTATCGTAGTTCTACGAGGAGTTTTATGAACTCTCTGAATATCTTGCAGCTCATTTCTAATGATATCTTTGACTAGACCTTCGTCAGCAAGAACACGTTTATAATAGGCAATTTTATTCAGCAATTCATCGTATTCTTTCTGAATTTTCTCAGCTTCTAATCCTGTAAGTTGGTACAAACGCAACTCAAGAATAGCTACAGATTGATACTCGGTAAATCCAAAATTCTCAATCAGCTGATGTTTAGCATGTTCCTTACTATCACTATTGCGAATTGTCCGAACAACATCGTCTAAGCAAGAAAGAGCTTTTAAGAAACCTTCAAGAATATGCGCGCGGGCTTCAGCTTTATTTAATTCATAGCGTGTTCTTCTACGGATAACTTCTGTACGATGACGTATCCATGCAGAAATCATTCTATGAATATTCATAGTCCTTGGAAGATTTTTATCCAAGGCTAGCATATTTGCGCCAAAAGTTACTTGAATATCAGTAAACTTATAGAGACGATTGATAACAATTTCCGAAGATTCCCCTTTCTTTAGCTCAAGGACAACTCGGATACCATCTTTATCTGATTCATCCCGAACATCTGAAATTCCTGCCAACGTCTTATCATTGACAAGATCCGCAATTTGTTCGATTAATCTAGACTTATTTACGTTATAAGGCATCTCGGTAAGAATAATATTCTCGCGATGCTTATCTGCATTCTCTTCTACATGAAGACGTGCACGAACTTTTATCTTACCTCTTCCTGTATGGTAGGTAGAGCGAATACCCTCACCACCACAAATTAATCCTCCTGTTGGGAAATCAGGACCAGGCATAACTTCCAAGATTTCTTCAATAGAAGCATTAGGATTGCTCAATACGAGTAATGTGGCCTCAATTAACTCTCCAAGATTATGTGGAGGGATATTTGTTGCCATACCAACAGCAATACCTGAAGAACCATTACAAAGAAGGTTAGGAAATTTTGAAGGAAAAACAACAGGCTCGTGTTTCGTTTCATCGTAGTTAGACACCATATCTACGGTATCTTTATCCAAATCTTCCATTAGGAAAATTGCACTATGCGTTAGACGAGCCTCTGTATAACGCATAGCAGCGGCAGGGTCACCGTCAATAGAACCAAAGTTCCCTTGACCGTCTACCAATGGGTAACGCATTGCCCAATTTTGAGCCATGCGGACTAATGTAGGATAAATAACACTTTCACCATGAGGATGGTAGTCTCCAGAGGTGTCACCGCAAATCTTAGCACATTTACGATGTTTGGCTCCGGGAGTAAGATTTAATTGTTTCATCGCATAAAGAATGCGTCTCTGTGATGGTTTTAAACCATCACGAACATCAGGAAGTGCTCGGGAAATGATGACCGACATAGAATAACGAAGGTAACTTTCCTTCATTTCTTCTTCTAGGTTTTTAGGGACAATGATTTCTTCTTTGTTAAACATAGTGATAACTGTCTCCTAAATATCTAAATTGTTCATCTTAACTGATAGAGCGTGATTTTCGATAAATTCTCTTCTCGGAGGCACCTCTTCTCCCATAAGCATGGTAAAGATATGATCTGCCTCTACAGCATCTTTCAATGATACACGCACTAAAGTTCTTTGTTCAGGATTCATAGTCGTATCCCAAAGCTGATCTGCATTCATCTCTCCAAGACCTTTATAGCGTTGGATTTCTATTCCCTTTCTTCCAAGGGCTTTAAGATGATCAATAACTTCTTTTAAAGTATAGCAAGTGTACGGAAGGGTTTTTGAATCTTCATTTGTAATCACCATTTCAGAATCTTTTGGATTAAGATAATGACGAATATCTAAACCATAATCGCGAAGCTCTTCTTGAATCTCTGCGAAAACAGCTGTTTTATATAATTCAATAACCTTTACGGAATCGGGATCTTCAGAATTTAGAATCTCTTGATCCTTCTCTTCAGTAGAATGGAAATAGCGTCCCCCTTGCTTTCCACTCTTCGGAGGACAATAGTATAGAGGATATCCTGAAGTTTCTTTTCTCATCTCTAAAAATTCAGAGAAGGGTACCGCTTTTTTCTCTAAAGCAACTATAAAGTTTTCTACGTTTAAAATAAGCTTTACAAAGTTATCTAATGCCTCTCCGCTTATTTCACGATCCCCATTTTTGAAAGCAAGTTTACTATCTCCAACTCCTAATGTTAAGAGATAGTCATCCATTTCCTTTTCTGAAAGGATATAACGGAAATCTTTTCTCTTACTTACTTTATATAAAGGAGGCTGGGCTATATAAACGCATTCATTTTCAATTAATGCCGTCATATGACGGTAGAAAAATGTTAACAGCAGTGTGCGAATGTGAGAACCGTCAACATCAGCATCTGTCATGATGATTATGCGTCGATAACGCAACTTACTTAAATTGAAATTGTCCGAACCAATACCACAACCTAAAGCCGCTATGATTGTTCCAATCTCTTGGTTTTGGAAAATTTTTTGTAAACGAGCTTTCTCTACGTTTAAGATCTTACCTCGAATAGGAAGGATAGCTTGGAAACGACGATCCCTACCTTGCTTAGCTGAACCTCCGGCAGAATCTCCTTCTACAATGTACATCTCACATTTTTCAGGATCCTTTTCTAAGCAATCGATAAGTTTTCCTGGAAGTCGTGCACTATCCAAAGCACTCTTCCTTAATGTTAGCTCTCGAGCTTTCTTCGCAGCTTCTCTAGCTTGAGCTGCAATGAAAACCTTCTCTACAATCATCTTCGCAATTTGAGGATTCTCATCAAAAAATGTCGCTAATGTTTCTCCTGTGATCTGTTGTGATACGGAGCCTACATCACTATTTCCTAATTTTTGTTTAGTCTGACCTTCAAATTGAGGATTGGGAACTTTAACAGAAACTACCGCAGTGAGTCCTTCGCGGATATCTTCTCCTGTTAAAGATAGCTTATCATTTTTAGCTAGATTATGAGCTTTAATATAAGCATTAAGTACACGAGTTAATGCCGTAGAAAATCCCGTAAGATGCGTCCCCCCTTGACGGGTAGGAATATTATTCGCATAAGAATAAATTAATTCAGAATATCCAGAATTCCATTGAAGAGCTGCTTCAAATTCAATGTCGCCATCATCCCCTGCCCGTATCCCTGAAATATAAATAGGCTCAGAGAAAAGGCTCTCTTTATTTTGGTTTAAATAGCTAACAAAAGATTGAATTCCTCCTTCATAGAAAAAGACCACCTTGTCAAAACTAACATCACGATCATCTTCGAAAACGATAGTTATGCCTCGATTTAAGAATGCGAGTTCTCTTAGCCTTTTAATAAGAATAGAGCGATCGAAAACACAAGAAGAAAAGATCTTATTATCAGGATAGAAAGTGATTTCTGTCCCTTGCTTTTCCGTAGCTCCTAAAGTTTGCAAAGCTGTTACAGGAATCCCTCTAGAAAACTCCATTTGATAAGCTTGCTTATCTTTATAAACCGTTGCCACGAGCTTTTCTGCCAAAGCATTAACGCAAGACACTCCGACACCATGCAATCCTCCGGAGACCTTGTAGCTATCTTTATCAAATTTCCCTCCAGCGTGAAGCACTGTCAGAACAACTTCTAAAGCAGAAACATCCCTACCTTGTTTTTTAGATTCTTTTTCGTGAATCTGTATTGGAATACCTCGACCATTATCGGATATAGTAATACCACCATCCTCCAAAATCCTCACATAGATTTCAGAACAATAGCCTGCCATGGCCTCGTCGATACTGTTATCTACAACTTCATACACCAAATGATGAAGTCCTGTAATCCCAGTATCTCCAATATACATCCCAGGACGCTCACGAACGGCTTGAAGCCCTTCTAAAACGGTAATAGCTGAGGCGTCGTAACTTTTTTCTTTTGCGTCCATACATTATCCTAACAAAAACTGTATTTCCTTGATCTTAGCGTGAGGAACTACTTGGTGCAAGCGAGCGATTAAACTGCTTTGATGCGTTTGCTTTAGTGAAGCGTATAAAGAAGAATTGTAAATCTTTACTAATAGAATATGATCCTTAAATCCTAAAGCTTGGAACATTCCATTATACTTGGTTCCCAACATTTCATTCCATGCTTCTATCACTTCTTTAGGGTTGGCGGCAACAATGTGCTCTATTTTCTTTAAATACCCGTTTAAGTAATGCTTTGCATGCTTAATTGTAGAAGCTGTTTTTTTAGAAGTTTTCGTTTTGTGCAACTCTCGATTTTTAAAGAAAGGAAACATAAAACACCTAAAAGAAATACAACATAAATGTCTAATCATACGTTGCATTAAAAGAATGCCTTATATCCAGCAACACGAAAAAAGTCAATACAGCTTTAAACGTTCCTTTTGGCGATCTTTTCTAGACAACAACATGGCTTATTCATGTCCTGTTCTTGATAAAAATTAAACAACAATCGAATAGAATATTTAAGAAGGGAAAACTTTTTCATTTATAATTTTCTTAAAGATTGAAACCGCGCTGACTTTTTCTTCGACCCAATCACCCTTCTTATCTTTCACTCTCTCTGCGTAATCGCTCTCACTCATTTCTTTGAATGCATCTTTGTTAACGATCTCTTTTCTGGGCAATAGGTCTAAAACTACGGAACATGCAAAAGTAATGGGGGTAATAACGATAAATGCAAGAAGTGCGATCAAAACGAGTGCAAGCAAAATAAGAAACTGAAAGATGCTAGCGACACATTCCAAAATTGTCAGAACAATCCCCAAACCTAAAATTTCTGCAATCCCTCTGAAATAGTGGCCTCGCGTATAAGAGGTTATACTTTGTGTACAGTAATTTCCATTGCCCAGGTCCTCAATAATAACTCGACTAACTCCAGTATCAGATCCAAAAGTCGCACTATATTTCGAAATTGCAGCAATACGTTTTACACCAACAAATATTCCGACTATAGGAATTGAGCCCAAAAGATTTATTCCTGCGTTGTCTGGAAATAAAGAGGTTTCAAAAGGAGAACCTAAAGGAGTTTTAGGACCTAAATTTATAAAACCCGACATAGACTCTCCCTTATTTCTTTGCAAATCTCTAATAATCAGGAGAAAGAATAGGTTATAAGAAAAAATCCCTCAAGGAAAATCACTGTCTGAAAATGTATATTTTTATTCAGAAACCCATGAATTGATTCAGCCCACTTTAACGTGTGGGCTAGATTTATTATTGGAGTAAAAAACTTTCTTTGTATTTAGCATCAAAGAAGTCTTTGACAGAATCACTCTCAAATAATTGACGTAGTTTTTGCATTCGCGAATCATTTACATCTTCAGCACGCACAACAACAACATTAGTATATTTAGATGTATGCACATCTTCTAGGCAAAGACTATTTTTATGAGGATAAAATCCTGCAGCAATAGCAAAATTTCCAGGGATTACAGCTGCATCTACATCAGGTAACGAAGATGCTAATAACGGTGCTGCGATCTCTATAATAACAACTTTTCTATCTCCACAACTACAAACATCTTTCGCAGTAACATCTAGATGAGAAACTTTGTTATAAGCAATCAAACCACAATCTCGCAATAAATCCAGAGCACGTTGTTCATTTGTTCTATCTACAGGAACAGCTATCCGTAATTGCTTTTTGTTTTTAAGCTCTTCAATAGAGTGAATTTTATTAGAATATAACCCCATAGGTTCTAAGTGTACTTTAGCTAAAACAACAAGCTTTCCTTCACATTGATAACGTGAGCATTCATCCTTTAAAAAATCTTCATGCTGAAAGTAATTAGCCTCTATTTGCTTATCTAAAAGCAAACGATTGGGCACACGATAATCATCCACAGGAAGTATTTTGAGATATAATCCCAAGGATTTTGCTTCTTTTTGCAAGCTGTAGAGAAGCTCAGCGTGTGGTGTAGGACTTGCAGCAATGCGTAAAATCTCTTCAGAATTTTTACTACATCCGGTTAAACAGGCTAGCAAGGCAATTAACGCTAGTGTTTTTATTTTTTTCATAAAATCCCCCGACGTTTTAGTATGCGTCGGCCCCAAGTATCTCCTAAAATCCGGATGCCTTCAATAAAAAATAAAGTAATAACCAACACAGATAAAGTTATGGAAAAATCAAAACGATAATAACCATATTGCAATAAAATCTGTCCTAATCCTCCACCTCCAACAAATCCAGCAAAAGTAGAACAGGCAATCAGGTGCACAATTAATGATTTTAACGAAAAGATCAGCTGTGGAAAGATTTCTGGGAAAAGAATATCTTTTACTATTTTCATTTTAGGTATTCCTAAAGCAATAGACGGCTCAATACATGTCAATGCTCCTGTACGTAATGCATCGGATACGAAAGAAGCCACTAGAGGTAAAGCGCCCAAAGTTAAAGGAACTATGGAGGCTGTTGCTCCTAAAGATGTCCCCACTATCCATCGCGTTACTGGGAATAGGATAACAATTAAAATAGCAAAGGGAATGGCTGTAAGGAAACTCAATACAATGGAAGTTCCTGAATAGATACTCTTCATTGGTTTTAATCCATAAGGAGCTGTTACAAAAAGTCCCAATCCTAAAAGCCCACCTAAAATTGATGAGAAGAAGAAAGACGCAGCCACCATATATAGAGTGCTTCCTGTTTCTTTAATCAACAGATAGATCATATCTACTTGCATACTCCATCCTCACTATCTTGATTTGTGGAATTGTTGTATAATAACGCCCTTCTCTACAAGAGTCTCCTTTGCTCGTTCTCTTTGTTCTTTATTTCCAGATAAAGCCACTATAAGGAAGCCTAAGGGGACCTTACGGAAGAGATTGATATCTCCAGAAAGGATATTGATAGAAATTTCTCCATTTTGAATTATCTGACTGATCATGCTCTGAACTGCTAAACCTTTCGGAAAACCCAATCTTAAAATTTCCTCATTCTCTCTATGATCGTAAATTCCTTTAGCAATCGAATTCATGTGAAAAAGCTCTTCGGTAATCGAGCTGCGAGGATTTAAAAAAAGCTTCTCCGTAGGACCTAATTCTTCAATAGCACCTTGATGCATAACTAGAGTTTGACAACAGAGTTTTTTAACCACTTCAATTTC contains these protein-coding regions:
- the tmk gene encoding dTMP kinase, with protein sequence MFIVIEGCEGSGKSSLTELLKDRLISEGKAVVATREPGGSLLGEQVRNLILEPSTTSISPYAELFLFLAARAQHITEKILPALESGKIVICDRFHDSTIVYQGIAEGLGKDYVTNLCYHVIGEQKFLPNLTCLLDIPPDEGLRRKQKQKSLDKFEDKPLAYHTKIREGFLSLAEAHPNSYLILDGRQPIEESLNKVMTAYTELALCK
- the gyrA gene encoding DNA topoisomerase (ATP-hydrolyzing) subunit A; the protein is MFNKEEIIVPKNLEEEMKESYLRYSMSVIISRALPDVRDGLKPSQRRILYAMKQLNLTPGAKHRKCAKICGDTSGDYHPHGESVIYPTLVRMAQNWAMRYPLVDGQGNFGSIDGDPAAAMRYTEARLTHSAIFLMEDLDKDTVDMVSNYDETKHEPVVFPSKFPNLLCNGSSGIAVGMATNIPPHNLGELIEATLLVLSNPNASIEEILEVMPGPDFPTGGLICGGEGIRSTYHTGRGKIKVRARLHVEENADKHRENIILTEMPYNVNKSRLIEQIADLVNDKTLAGISDVRDESDKDGIRVVLELKKGESSEIVINRLYKFTDIQVTFGANMLALDKNLPRTMNIHRMISAWIRHRTEVIRRRTRYELNKAEARAHILEGFLKALSCLDDVVRTIRNSDSKEHAKHQLIENFGFTEYQSVAILELRLYQLTGLEAEKIQKEYDELLNKIAYYKRVLADEGLVKDIIRNELQDIQRVHKTPRRTTIEFDADDIRDIEDIITNEPVIITISGDDYVKRMPIKVFREQKRGGHGVSGFDMKKGSDFLKAVYSASTKDYLLIFTNFGQCYWLKVWQLPEGERRAKGKPIINFLEGIRPGEQLAAVLNVKNFENAGFLFLATKHGVVKKVALDAFSNPRKKGIRALEIDDGDELIAAAHITSEEEKVMLFTRLGMAVRFPHDKVRPMGRTARGVRGVSLKNENDRVVACQIVRDDQSVLVVCDNGFGKRSQVGDFRETNRGGVGVRSILINERNGDVLGAISVTDHDSILLMSAQGQAIRINMQDVRVMGRSTQGVRLVHVKDGDILVAMEKLSFNEDETLSDIEEETTSPQV
- the gyrB gene encoding DNA topoisomerase (ATP-hydrolyzing) subunit B — protein: MDAKEKSYDASAITVLEGLQAVRERPGMYIGDTGITGLHHLVYEVVDNSIDEAMAGYCSEIYVRILEDGGITISDNGRGIPIQIHEKESKKQGRDVSALEVVLTVLHAGGKFDKDSYKVSGGLHGVGVSCVNALAEKLVATVYKDKQAYQMEFSRGIPVTALQTLGATEKQGTEITFYPDNKIFSSCVFDRSILIKRLRELAFLNRGITIVFEDDRDVSFDKVVFFYEGGIQSFVSYLNQNKESLFSEPIYISGIRAGDDGDIEFEAALQWNSGYSELIYSYANNIPTRQGGTHLTGFSTALTRVLNAYIKAHNLAKNDKLSLTGEDIREGLTAVVSVKVPNPQFEGQTKQKLGNSDVGSVSQQITGETLATFFDENPQIAKMIVEKVFIAAQAREAAKKARELTLRKSALDSARLPGKLIDCLEKDPEKCEMYIVEGDSAGGSAKQGRDRRFQAILPIRGKILNVEKARLQKIFQNQEIGTIIAALGCGIGSDNFNLSKLRYRRIIIMTDADVDGSHIRTLLLTFFYRHMTALIENECVYIAQPPLYKVSKRKDFRYILSEKEMDDYLLTLGVGDSKLAFKNGDREISGEALDNFVKLILNVENFIVALEKKAVPFSEFLEMRKETSGYPLYYCPPKSGKQGGRYFHSTEEKDQEILNSEDPDSVKVIELYKTAVFAEIQEELRDYGLDIRHYLNPKDSEMVITNEDSKTLPYTCYTLKEVIDHLKALGRKGIEIQRYKGLGEMNADQLWDTTMNPEQRTLVRVSLKDAVEADHIFTMLMGEEVPPRREFIENHALSVKMNNLDI
- a CDS encoding DciA family protein, whose amino-acid sequence is MFPFFKNRELHKTKTSKKTASTIKHAKHYLNGYLKKIEHIVAANPKEVIEAWNEMLGTKYNGMFQALGFKDHILLVKIYNSSLYASLKQTHQSSLIARLHQVVPHAKIKEIQFLLG
- a CDS encoding MetQ/NlpA family ABC transporter substrate-binding protein; protein product: MKKIKTLALIALLACLTGCSKNSEEILRIAASPTPHAELLYSLQKEAKSLGLYLKILPVDDYRVPNRLLLDKQIEANYFQHEDFLKDECSRYQCEGKLVVLAKVHLEPMGLYSNKIHSIEELKNKKQLRIAVPVDRTNEQRALDLLRDCGLIAYNKVSHLDVTAKDVCSCGDRKVVIIEIAAPLLASSLPDVDAAVIPGNFAIAAGFYPHKNSLCLEDVHTSKYTNVVVVRAEDVNDSRMQKLRQLFESDSVKDFFDAKYKESFLLQ
- a CDS encoding ABC transporter permease subunit, with the translated sequence MQVDMIYLLIKETGSTLYMVAASFFFSSILGGLLGLGLFVTAPYGLKPMKSIYSGTSIVLSFLTAIPFAILIVILFPVTRWIVGTSLGATASIVPLTLGALPLVASFVSDALRTGALTCIEPSIALGIPKMKIVKDILFPEIFPQLIFSLKSLIVHLIACSTFAGFVGGGGLGQILLQYGYYRFDFSITLSVLVITLFFIEGIRILGDTWGRRILKRRGIL